In Bacteroidota bacterium, the genomic stretch TGCAGCAGAACAGTTGGCCATAAAGAGATTAAACATTGTAAACACATATAAACACATTTCAAGCCGGACCATTTTATACAACAAAAGATCAGGAAATCACGAGAATATCAAAGCACTAAAACAGATCAAGCTGCTTTTGGACAGCAACAAACAAACACCGGCAACATACGAGGAAAAATATTTTTATTACCACTGCAATAGTTTGTATTTAAAAAATACCGGCAAACTAAAACAGTCCAATGAATTGCTGAAAAAGAGTATTGCTCATATGGAATCTCATCCCGAATTGCTTGCGGAAAACCTCAGCCGGTATTTTATCTCTTTACGATCACTCATGAATTATTATGGCGAACACAAACAATACAGCGAGGCCCTACACTATTTGCAAAATTTCAAACAAGCTGCAGGACAATATGGTAACAGGTTGGATGATCGCAGCAGAATGGTTATCACATACAGCCTGCATGAGTTTGAAATAAACCTGAGCATAGCCACCGGAGAATTCAATTCGGGCATTGCCATTATTCCTGCCATACAAAAAGAGCTACAAACACTTACTCAGCTTCCTCAGGATGCGAAGATCCTATTGCGTTTCATGTACGCATACATGTATTTTGGCGCGGGGCAATACAAAAAAACAATTGCATGGTTAAACGAAATATTTGAGATATCAAACAATGTTTTAAGAGTAGATATATTGTCTTATGCAAAAATACTTAACCTGATCACTCATTATGAATTGGGAAATTATGAGCTATTGCCATATATCATAAAATCAACCTACCGGTTCCTCTACAAAAAAAACACATTGTATAAATTCGAAAGATTGGCCCTTGATTTCATAGAAAAAAAAATAAGAAAAATAAATTCCTCCAAAGAATTGACAATTGCTTTTATTGCTTTAAAAACGGAGGTCGGCAAACTCATTCATGACCCTAATGAAAAAGCAGCACTTGCCTATTTCGATTATATTTCCTGGCTGGAAAGTAAAATACAAAAACAACCGTTTGCAGAGATCGTTCGTAAAAAAGCCCTTCAAAAGAAAACAGGGCCCCGGTAAAAATTAAATGGTACAGGTATAAAAAACAAAACTGACCCGCGGTAGCCGGATCAGCTTTGTTATTTCGAAAAGATCAAAATCAATATACCATCACCTTTTTAACAATCTCGGACCTGGTGTTCAACAAACTAATGAAGTAAATACCTCTTCCGAATTCAGCAATATTCAATTGTTTTGAATACGTGCCCGCATAATCAGTTAACACTTCACGATAGACCAATTGACCCAATCCATTTTTCAACTCAAGTATGTAGTTTGATCTGACTGAAGCCTTAAACGAAACAGTAAAATTTCCATCATTCGGATTCGGATAAACAGCGAATATAGATTCCGCTGTGGATTGACCTATGCCGACAGTGTTCATTAATTTAGGAGCAGACGCTGCCGAAGAACAACCATTTGTTGTAACTATAACTGTGTAGCTCCCGTTCTGTGCAACGGTATATGTTTGATTGGTAGCTCCGGCTATCGGATTACCATTTAAATACCACTGGTTTCCACTTGCGGAACTTGATGTCAACACACTTCCCGCCTGCGAGATCACAGGTGTGGCAGGGATCGCGTTGATGGTCATTGTTACTCCTGTACTTGTAGCCGTAGCCGGACTTGCACAGGTCGCATTTGATGTCAGCACACAGGTAACAACCTGGCCATTGGTCAATGTGCTTGTAGTGAACGTTGCGCTGTTCGTACCCACATTAACTCCATTTACCTTCCACTGGTAGGCCGGTGTGATACCGCCATTGGTTGGTACAGCAGTAAATGTCAAAGAAGTGCCCGCACAGGCTGGATTGGTACCTGTTGTTAAAGAAGCGGAAACAGCAGGAGTTACAGATGGATTAATTGTCATTGTTATACCTGTACTGGTCGCGGTGGTCGGACTCGCACAGGCTAAATTAGAGGTGAGTACACAGGTAACGACCTGTCCGTTGGTCAATGTAGTTGTTGTAAATGTAGAGCTGTTGGTTCCTGCATTAACTCCGTTTACTTTCCATTGATAGGCCGGAATTGTTCCGCCATTGGCAGGTGTGGCGGTAAATGTTACAGATGCACCGGCACAACCAGGATTTGCTCCCGACGTAATGGCAGCAGAAACCGAAGGTGCGGAAACCGTGTTGATGGTCATTGTAATACCAGAACTTGTTGCGGTAGCCGGGCTGGCGCATGCCGCGTTGGATGTAAGCACACAGGTCACAACCTGCCCATTGGTCAATGTAGTTGTTGTAAATGTGGAACTGTTGGTTCCTGCATTAACTCCATTCACCTTCCACTGATAAGATGGTGCTGAACCTCCATTTGTTGGTGCAGCAGTAAACGTTACAGAGGAACCAGCGCAAGCCGGATTGGTACCTGAGGTTATAGAAGTTGTCACAGCAGGTGTCACAGCAGAATTAACGGTCATTGTAATGCCGGTAGAAGTCGCAGGGCTGCCAACAACTCCACTCAGGTTGGAGGTCATAACACATGTAACGACCTGACCATTGGTAAGGGTTGTAGTTGTATAAGTAGGGCTGTTTGTGCCCACATTAACACCATTTACCTTCCACTGGTAACCTGGCGCTGGTCCGCCGTTTACAGGAGTAGCTGTAAAGAAATAAAGGTCGTTCTGATAATTACATATATTACGGAACCTGATAAAGGCTGTTGTTGCAGAGGTATAAGCACCTAAAGAAACGCTCTCCGTACGCCATTGCCCCGCTGTAGGAACAAATTGAGTTGACTTAAATGTCGGAGAGGTTGTGGGTAAATTCAAACCAAATTTTTTATAAATAGTGGTATACGTTTTTCCGCAATCGGTTGAGATAGAAACCTCCAGTGTATCTGAAAGGCCCGAATTTCTTGAAACATAGGCCAGGTCGAACGTTAAAACAGGATTAGGTGCTGAAGAAAGATTAAGAGGATAAGTTATAAGGTCATCCTTTTCTCCCGGAATGGGATAAAGAAAATTCGGAACATAGGCAGAATAGGTGCCTGTCTTGGCTGTTGTAGAAAGGTAATACGAATACATACCATCCGGGTTAATTAATTGATCTAAAACATCTGTTGGCTGCAATTCAAAGCCATCGAATTGAGGAAGCGAACGACCTGTTATTACAATTGTTACAGAGTCAGTAACATTATCATTAGAAGTATTACCATCAACTCCCGCATTAGGATTGGAAGTAAACACTTTAAGAGCATGTTTT encodes the following:
- a CDS encoding T9SS type A sorting domain-containing protein, whose translation is MKENYTTSPIKGVSSANDTIWLKLISFFRKKNLIALIVAAVLPFFSNAGNVEKSVTFMSQSRALSLYVPNSYSPTLKYKLIVSLHGAGDNSVNFRNAISPISSNTGSPFYNCIIICPDGGSDPSKSFQTPAGDEEIIRVARDSAKKWYNIDTNYIYLNGFSLGARSALYYGLKNYSLWKGMFLWTPAVQSIAEADNKSYFKYSYSNANKIPICMTVGANDAGYVTKVQYIKNILVDSNGIVQLRVIAGLGHSIPPTFADEFCSGFVDNFFTSMSALDAGISKINAPKVYTCSSSIIPTVRLMNRGTTTLTSVVINYRIDNGTLQTHNWSGTLASLTSQNVTLPAITSAAGKHALKVFTSNPNAGVDGNTSNDNVTDSVTIVITGRSLPQFDGFELQPTDVLDQLINPDGMYSYYLSTTAKTGTYSAYVPNFLYPIPGEKDDLITYPLNLSSAPNPVLTFDLAYVSRNSGLSDTLEVSISTDCGKTYTTIYKKFGLNLPTTSPTFKSTQFVPTAGQWRTESVSLGAYTSATTAFIRFRNICNYQNDLYFFTATPVNGGPAPGYQWKVNGVNVGTNSPTYTTTTLTNGQVVTCVMTSNLSGVVGSPATSTGITMTVNSAVTPAVTTSITSGTNPACAGSSVTFTAAPTNGGSAPSYQWKVNGVNAGTNSSTFTTTTLTNGQVVTCVLTSNAACASPATATSSGITMTINTVSAPSVSAAITSGANPGCAGASVTFTATPANGGTIPAYQWKVNGVNAGTNSSTFTTTTLTNGQVVTCVLTSNLACASPTTATSTGITMTINPSVTPAVSASLTTGTNPACAGTSLTFTAVPTNGGITPAYQWKVNGVNVGTNSATFTTSTLTNGQVVTCVLTSNATCASPATATSTGVTMTINAIPATPVISQAGSVLTSSSASGNQWYLNGNPIAGATNQTYTVAQNGSYTVIVTTNGCSSAASAPKLMNTVGIGQSTAESIFAVYPNPNDGNFTVSFKASVRSNYILELKNGLGQLVYREVLTDYAGTYSKQLNIAEFGRGIYFISLLNTRSEIVKKVMVY